The bacterium genome has a segment encoding these proteins:
- the rpmF gene encoding 50S ribosomal protein L32, protein MAVPKKKTSKSKRNMRRSHHALTVPSNIHNCPQCNEPVQLHHVCAECGFYKGKEAVQIALD, encoded by the coding sequence ATGGCGGTACCTAAGAAAAAAACATCTAAATCCAAGCGCAACATGCGTCGTTCTCATCATGCGCTAACTGTTCCTAGCAATATTCACAATTGCCCACAATGCAATGAGCCTGTTCAGTTGCATCATGTGTGCGCTGAATGTGGCTTTTACAAAGGCAAAGAAGCTGTACAAATTGCTTTAGACTAG